From Deinococcus aquaticus, one genomic window encodes:
- the metH gene encoding methionine synthase: protein MSTDIRAEARKRILILDGAWGTQLQQAGLTEADFRWDDADPLRMYRGNFDLLQLTKPDVIRAVHRAYFEAGADIASTNTFNSTTISQADYGTEGMAYEMNVQGARLAREVADEFTARDGKPRWVAGSIGPTNRTATLSPDVERPEFRNVTYDDLVAAYTEAAEGLIEGGADLLLLETVFDTLNAKAALFACEEAFARTGRTLPVMLSGTITDASGRTLSGQTPEAFAISTSHANLFSLGLNCALGADLLRPHLREIAANTDALVSVHPNAGLPNAFGEYDETPEQTAAVLGEFARSGLVNIVGGCCGTTPEHIRAIAGAVQGVPPRVAPEQPAVLRLSGLEPLNVTPELNFVNVGERTNVTGSPKFAKAILAGDYDAGLKIARQQVENGAQIVDVNFDEGMLDGEAAMVKFLNLLAGEPDISRVPLMLDSSKWEILEAGLKRVQGKAVVNSISLKDGEEKFLERARLLRRYGAAAVVMAFDEQGQADNLERRKEITARAYRLLTEDVKFPPQDIIFDPNVLTVATGIEEHDRYAIDFIEATRWIKANLPGALVSGGISNVSFSFRGNNHVREAMHAVFLYHAIRAGLDMGIVNAGMLAVYEDIEPELRDAVEDVILARRTDATERLLELADRYKGIKREVGAGSPWRDLPVQERLKHALVQGIADFVDQDAEEAYQELGSPLLVIEGPLMDGMNVVGDLFGAGKMFLPQVVKSARVMKRAVAYLTPYMEAEKQEAGGKGRVLMATVKGDVHDIGKNIVGVVLACNGYQVTDLGVMVPTDKILDEAVRIGADVIGLSGLITPSLDEMVTVAREMTRRGMTQPLLIGGATTSRAHTAVKIDPAYSGPVVHVLDASRAVTTTADLLADPRGVQERIREEYDALRERHGERNIRLIPIADARERAPILSPTVPLAPREPGRQVIEQPIAELLEFIDWTPFFIAWEMKGIYPNILTDPLRGEEARKLFADAQALLQRAIDEGLLTARGVIGLWPAERDGDDIAVQVGPDVPAGETLDFAMHELAAGREALPGVVHLHTLRQQREQNTPNVALADFIAPHGDHIGAFAVAIHGADELARAFEAEHDDYNSILVKAVADRLAEAFAEKLHRDVRTRHWGYAPDEALRNDDLIRERYDGIRPAPGYPAQPDHTEKRTLFRLLDAQEIGLELTESCAMWPAAAVSGFYFAHPDARYFAVGRIGRDQVQDYARRKGMPLDEVERWLGPILAYDAGVADGERQKAEGEATGEPSAIGLQPSAAAGGRP from the coding sequence ATGAGCACGGATATTCGCGCTGAGGCGCGCAAACGCATCTTGATTCTGGACGGGGCGTGGGGCACGCAGCTCCAGCAGGCGGGCCTGACGGAAGCCGATTTCAGATGGGATGACGCCGACCCCCTGCGGATGTACCGGGGGAACTTCGACCTGCTGCAACTGACCAAACCCGACGTGATCCGCGCCGTGCACCGCGCGTACTTCGAGGCGGGCGCGGATATCGCCAGCACGAACACCTTCAACTCCACGACGATCAGTCAGGCGGACTACGGCACGGAAGGCATGGCGTACGAGATGAACGTGCAGGGCGCGCGGCTGGCCCGCGAGGTCGCCGACGAGTTCACGGCCCGCGATGGGAAACCGCGCTGGGTGGCGGGGAGCATCGGGCCGACGAACCGCACGGCGACCCTCTCGCCGGACGTGGAACGCCCGGAGTTCCGTAACGTCACCTACGACGATCTGGTAGCCGCGTACACCGAGGCCGCCGAGGGCCTGATCGAGGGCGGAGCCGACCTGCTGCTGCTCGAAACCGTGTTCGACACCCTGAACGCCAAGGCGGCGCTGTTCGCCTGCGAGGAGGCCTTCGCCCGCACGGGCCGGACGCTGCCGGTCATGCTGTCCGGGACGATCACGGACGCGTCCGGGCGCACGCTGAGCGGGCAAACGCCGGAAGCCTTCGCCATCAGCACCTCGCACGCGAACCTGTTCAGCCTCGGCCTGAACTGCGCGCTGGGCGCGGATCTGCTGCGCCCCCACCTGCGCGAGATCGCCGCGAACACGGACGCGCTGGTGTCCGTGCACCCGAACGCGGGCCTGCCGAACGCCTTCGGCGAGTACGACGAGACGCCCGAGCAGACGGCCGCCGTGCTGGGCGAGTTCGCCCGCTCGGGGCTGGTGAACATCGTGGGTGGCTGCTGCGGCACCACGCCCGAACACATCCGCGCGATTGCCGGGGCGGTGCAGGGCGTGCCGCCGCGCGTGGCCCCCGAGCAACCCGCCGTGCTGCGCCTGAGCGGCCTGGAACCCCTGAACGTCACGCCGGAACTGAACTTCGTGAACGTGGGCGAACGGACGAACGTGACCGGCAGCCCCAAATTTGCGAAGGCGATCCTGGCCGGCGACTACGACGCGGGCCTGAAGATCGCGCGGCAGCAGGTCGAGAACGGCGCGCAGATCGTGGACGTGAACTTCGACGAGGGCATGCTGGACGGCGAGGCGGCCATGGTGAAGTTCCTGAACCTGCTGGCCGGGGAACCCGACATCAGCCGCGTGCCGCTGATGCTCGACAGCAGCAAGTGGGAGATTCTGGAGGCGGGCCTCAAGCGAGTGCAGGGCAAGGCGGTCGTGAACTCGATTTCCCTCAAGGACGGCGAGGAGAAGTTCCTGGAACGCGCCCGCCTGCTGCGGCGCTACGGGGCGGCGGCGGTCGTCATGGCCTTCGACGAGCAGGGGCAGGCCGACAACCTGGAGCGTCGCAAGGAGATCACGGCCCGCGCGTACCGGCTGCTGACCGAGGACGTGAAGTTCCCGCCGCAGGACATCATCTTCGACCCGAACGTGCTGACCGTCGCGACCGGCATCGAGGAGCATGACCGCTATGCCATCGACTTCATCGAGGCGACCCGCTGGATCAAGGCGAACCTGCCGGGCGCGCTGGTGTCGGGCGGGATCAGCAACGTGTCGTTCTCCTTCCGGGGGAACAATCACGTGCGCGAGGCGATGCACGCCGTATTCCTGTACCACGCGATCCGCGCGGGGCTGGACATGGGCATCGTGAACGCCGGGATGCTCGCCGTGTACGAGGACATCGAACCCGAGTTGCGGGACGCCGTGGAGGACGTGATCCTGGCCCGCCGGACGGACGCCACCGAACGCCTGCTGGAGCTCGCCGACCGCTACAAGGGCATCAAGCGCGAGGTCGGGGCAGGCAGTCCGTGGCGTGACCTGCCGGTGCAGGAGCGCCTGAAGCACGCGCTGGTGCAGGGCATCGCGGACTTCGTGGATCAGGACGCCGAGGAGGCCTACCAGGAACTCGGCTCGCCACTGCTGGTCATCGAGGGGCCGCTGATGGACGGCATGAACGTGGTGGGTGACCTGTTCGGGGCCGGGAAGATGTTCCTACCTCAGGTCGTGAAGTCCGCCCGCGTGATGAAACGCGCCGTGGCCTACCTGACGCCCTACATGGAGGCCGAGAAGCAGGAGGCGGGCGGCAAGGGCAGGGTGCTGATGGCGACCGTCAAGGGCGACGTACACGACATCGGCAAGAACATCGTCGGGGTGGTGCTGGCCTGCAACGGCTATCAGGTGACGGACCTGGGCGTGATGGTGCCCACCGATAAGATTCTCGACGAGGCCGTGCGCATCGGCGCGGACGTCATCGGGCTGAGCGGCCTGATCACCCCCAGCCTGGACGAGATGGTCACCGTGGCCCGCGAGATGACACGCCGTGGCATGACCCAGCCCCTGCTGATCGGCGGGGCGACCACCAGCCGCGCCCACACCGCCGTGAAGATCGACCCGGCGTACTCCGGCCCGGTCGTGCACGTGCTGGACGCCAGCCGCGCCGTGACGACCACCGCCGACCTGCTGGCCGACCCGCGCGGCGTGCAGGAACGCATCCGTGAGGAGTACGACGCCCTGCGTGAGCGGCACGGCGAACGCAATATCCGCCTGATTCCCATCGCAGACGCGCGGGAACGCGCCCCGATCCTCTCCCCCACCGTCCCGCTAGCCCCGCGCGAACCGGGCCGGCAGGTCATCGAGCAGCCCATCGCGGAGCTGCTGGAGTTCATCGACTGGACGCCGTTCTTCATCGCGTGGGAGATGAAGGGCATCTACCCGAACATCCTGACCGACCCCCTGCGCGGCGAGGAAGCCCGCAAGCTGTTCGCGGACGCGCAGGCCCTACTGCAACGCGCCATCGACGAAGGGCTGCTGACCGCGCGCGGAGTGATCGGCCTGTGGCCCGCCGAGCGCGACGGGGACGATATTGCCGTGCAGGTCGGCCCGGACGTGCCGGCCGGGGAAACGCTGGATTTCGCCATGCATGAACTCGCCGCCGGCCGCGAGGCGCTGCCCGGCGTGGTGCACCTGCACACCCTGCGCCAGCAGCGCGAGCAGAACACCCCGAACGTGGCCCTCGCGGACTTCATCGCGCCGCACGGCGATCACATCGGGGCGTTCGCGGTCGCCATTCACGGCGCGGACGAACTGGCCCGCGCGTTCGAGGCCGAGCACGACGACTACAACTCGATCCTCGTGAAGGCCGTCGCCGACCGGCTGGCCGAGGCCTTCGCGGAGAAACTGCACCGCGACGTCCGCACCCGGCACTGGGGCTACGCGCCGGACGAGGCCCTGCGCAACGACGACCTGATCCGCGAGCGTTACGACGGCATCCGCCCCGCGCCCGGCTACCCCGCGCAGCCCGACCACACCGAGAAACGCACCCTGTTCCGCCTGCTGGACGCGCAGGAGATCGGCCTGGAACTGACCGAGTCGTGCGCCATGTGGCCCGCCGCCGCCGTGTCCGGCTTCTACTTCGCGCACCCGGACGCGCGGTACTTCGCAGTCGGACGGATCGGCCGCGATCAGGTGCAGGACTACGCCCGGCGCAAGGGCATGCCGCTGGACGAGGTGGAACGCTGGCTGGGACCGATCCTCGCGTATGACGCGGGGGTGGCGGATGGCGAAAGGCAGAAGGCGGAAGGCGAGGCCACTGGGGAGCCTTCTGCCATCGGCCTTCAGCCATCGGCGGCGGCTGGAGGCCGCCCGTGA
- a CDS encoding methylenetetrahydrofolate reductase produces MTRVSVELVPRSRSGLRAEIAQVAASLSSVDTVNIPDLTRYSLRSWLGCAFARPHHAAVPHLRAVDFNPREPLPFLDTLEQHGLSEVLVVTGDAPADMSAKVYDQDAVDLIRRLRREAPHLTVYAGLDPYRQSFARERDYLERKLDAGATGFFTQPFFDLRVMDAYSDLIPDGAQIWWGATSILTESSLNYWRARNHAVFPRSFTPTLECNRAFAADLLAFARERGQHAYFMPVKVDVQAYLEGIL; encoded by the coding sequence GTGACCCGCGTGTCCGTGGAACTCGTGCCCCGCTCGCGCAGCGGCCTGCGGGCCGAGATCGCGCAGGTGGCGGCCTCGCTGTCCAGCGTGGACACGGTGAACATTCCTGACCTGACGCGCTACTCGCTGCGCTCGTGGCTGGGCTGCGCGTTCGCCCGGCCACACCACGCCGCCGTGCCGCACCTGCGGGCCGTGGATTTCAACCCGCGCGAGCCGCTGCCGTTTCTGGACACGCTGGAGCAGCACGGCCTGAGCGAGGTGCTGGTCGTGACCGGCGACGCACCCGCCGACATGAGCGCGAAGGTGTACGACCAGGACGCCGTCGACCTGATCCGCCGACTGCGCCGCGAGGCCCCACACCTCACCGTGTACGCGGGCCTCGACCCGTACCGGCAGTCGTTCGCGCGAGAACGCGATTACCTGGAACGCAAGCTGGATGCGGGCGCGACCGGGTTCTTCACGCAGCCGTTCTTCGACCTACGCGTCATGGACGCCTACAGCGACCTGATCCCGGACGGCGCGCAGATATGGTGGGGCGCGACCAGCATCCTGACTGAATCCAGCCTGAACTACTGGCGGGCGCGCAACCACGCCGTGTTCCCCCGCTCGTTCACGCCCACCCTGGAGTGCAACCGCGCGTTCGCTGCCGACCTGCTCGCCTTCGCCCGCGAGCGCGGCCAGCACGCGTACTTCATGCCGGTCAAGGTAGACGTGCAGGCGTACCTGGAAGGGATTCTCTGA
- a CDS encoding DUF4139 domain-containing protein, giving the protein MTKVFPAVLPALAAALALGSAGATDLRIYPSFTEVRQPVTATGTSLNVTLPQSAWESVLPGSLDLEGLPFSSAAQTLQSNWLSGLEGQTVYLRRGETTEPVTLVRARDLLVKDAEGRFFNVRFEDLSFSAAPPLNPQSPSQTLTYTLPRAGAGTLTYLTRAVTWSPRYTLNASTAGANLTALADLRNSTELAYDVQNTELYAGDVTVQANPQAEAGFAADMVMRAVPTAAAPAPKIQSQGELRGLTRYDLTTPFTLPANSVITLPFLTPKLSRFERYAGLDTYFGTDTRTGTLNRSYRLEADQRLPAGPLTVREDGRLVGQTTLPDTRKGGTIDFSLGEDPDIEYTRSAAQTAQVKDAKGNVTKTTYKVTYAFESSKDRAVRAEVTERIGGRVIIIDTSAPVKNQGTANLRVDVPANGKVSRTFTVVIDNS; this is encoded by the coding sequence ATGACCAAAGTGTTCCCGGCCGTCCTGCCCGCCCTCGCCGCCGCCCTCGCCCTCGGCAGCGCCGGAGCTACCGACCTGCGCATCTACCCCAGCTTCACCGAGGTCCGCCAGCCCGTCACGGCCACCGGCACCAGCCTGAACGTCACCCTGCCCCAGTCCGCCTGGGAAAGCGTGTTGCCCGGCAGCCTCGACCTGGAAGGCCTGCCGTTCAGCAGCGCCGCCCAGACCCTCCAGAGCAACTGGCTGAGCGGCCTCGAGGGCCAGACCGTGTACCTGCGCCGGGGTGAGACCACCGAACCCGTGACCCTGGTGCGCGCCCGCGACCTGCTCGTCAAGGACGCCGAGGGCCGGTTCTTCAACGTGCGCTTCGAGGACCTGTCCTTCAGCGCCGCGCCCCCCCTGAACCCCCAGAGCCCCAGCCAGACCCTGACCTACACCCTGCCCCGCGCCGGAGCCGGCACCCTGACGTACCTGACCCGCGCCGTCACCTGGAGCCCCCGCTATACCCTGAACGCCAGCACCGCCGGAGCGAACCTGACCGCCCTGGCCGACCTGCGCAACAGCACCGAACTCGCGTACGACGTGCAGAACACCGAACTGTACGCCGGAGACGTGACCGTGCAGGCCAACCCGCAGGCCGAAGCCGGCTTCGCCGCCGACATGGTCATGCGCGCCGTCCCCACTGCCGCCGCCCCCGCCCCCAAGATCCAGAGCCAGGGCGAACTGCGCGGCCTGACCCGCTACGACCTCACCACGCCCTTCACGCTGCCCGCCAACTCCGTCATCACCCTGCCGTTCCTGACGCCCAAACTCAGCCGATTCGAACGTTACGCCGGACTCGACACCTACTTCGGCACCGACACCCGCACCGGCACCCTCAACCGCTCCTACCGCCTGGAAGCCGACCAGCGCCTCCCCGCCGGCCCCCTCACCGTCCGCGAGGACGGCCGCCTCGTCGGCCAGACCACCCTCCCCGACACCCGCAAGGGTGGCACCATCGACTTCTCCCTGGGCGAAGACCCCGACATCGAATACACCCGCAGCGCCGCCCAGACTGCGCAGGTCAAGGACGCCAAGGGCAACGTCACCAAGACCACCTACAAGGTCACCTACGCCTTCGAGAGCAGCAAGGACCGCGCCGTGCGCGCCGAAGTCACCGAACGCATCGGCGGGCGCGTCATCATTATCGACACCAGTGCCCCCGTGAAGAACCAGGGAACTGCGAACCTCCGCGTGGATGTGCCCGCCAACGGCAAGGTCAGCCGGACCTTCACGGTGGTCATCGACAACAGCTGA
- a CDS encoding ABC transporter ATP-binding protein — translation MTATAQNRRAMPATGDTLLEVNNLEKYFPIRGGLLSRVVGNVKAVNDISFRIGRGEVVGLVGESGSGKTTAGRAILRLIEPTGGQVLFNGTDITKLSKGQMRDYRREMQIIFQDPFASLNPRMTVSDIIGEAMQIHNLHPGKGRIDRIAELLQKVGLRPEHMRRYPHEFSGGQRQRIGIARALAVDPAFIVADEPVSALDVSIQAQVVNLLQDLQEELGLTVLFIAHDLAVVEYICDRIIVMYLGRVMEIAPSRQLNTSPKHPYTEALLSAAPVPDPTIKRQRIILEGDIPSPINPPSGCVFRTRCRYAIADCANIVPELREVSPGHFKACIRDDIL, via the coding sequence ATGACCGCCACTGCCCAGAACCGCCGCGCCATGCCCGCCACGGGCGACACGCTGCTGGAAGTCAACAACCTCGAGAAGTACTTCCCCATTCGCGGCGGCCTGCTGTCACGCGTGGTCGGGAACGTCAAGGCCGTCAACGACATCTCGTTCCGCATCGGACGCGGCGAGGTCGTCGGTCTGGTGGGCGAGTCGGGTTCCGGCAAGACCACCGCCGGGCGCGCCATCCTGCGTCTGATCGAACCGACCGGCGGTCAGGTGCTGTTCAACGGCACTGACATCACCAAGCTGTCCAAGGGGCAGATGCGTGATTACCGCCGCGAGATGCAGATCATCTTCCAGGATCCCTTCGCCAGCCTGAACCCCCGCATGACGGTGTCTGACATCATCGGCGAGGCCATGCAGATCCATAACCTGCACCCCGGCAAGGGCCGAATCGACCGCATCGCCGAACTGCTCCAGAAGGTCGGCCTGCGCCCCGAGCACATGCGCCGCTACCCGCACGAGTTCAGCGGCGGCCAGCGCCAGCGCATCGGGATCGCGCGCGCGCTCGCCGTGGACCCGGCGTTCATCGTGGCCGACGAGCCCGTCTCGGCGCTCGACGTCTCCATCCAGGCGCAGGTCGTGAACCTGCTTCAGGACCTGCAGGAAGAACTGGGCCTGACCGTGCTGTTCATCGCGCACGACCTCGCGGTCGTCGAGTACATCTGCGACCGGATCATCGTGATGTACCTGGGCCGCGTCATGGAGATCGCGCCCAGCCGCCAGCTGAACACCAGCCCCAAGCACCCCTACACCGAGGCGCTTCTGTCGGCGGCGCCCGTGCCGGACCCGACCATCAAACGCCAGCGCATCATCCTGGAAGGCGACATTCCCAGCCCGATCAACCCGCCCAGCGGCTGCGTGTTCCGCACCCGCTGCCGCTACGCGATTGCCGACTGCGCGAACATCGTTCCGGAACTGCGTGAAGTCAGCCCCGGTCACTTCAAGGCCTGCATCCGCGACGACATCCTGTAA
- a CDS encoding ABC transporter ATP-binding protein produces MTHQGEVLLAVNGLKTYFNTDDGVVKSVDGVTFHIKKGETLAVVGESGSGKSVTSLSVMRLIPTPPGRIAEGEILFTGKDGVQKDIVNLSEAEMRKIRGNDISMIFQEPMTSLNPVYTVGDQIAEAVMLHQGKNKKEAMGVATDMLRFVGIPAPEKRVNEYPHQMSGGMRQRVMIAMALSCKPALLIADEPTTALDVTIQAQILDLMRKLQQDVGMSILFITHNLGVVAEMADRVVVMYGGRVVEEGDVVEIFKAPRHPYTMGLLNSIPRPGEAHEPGQPKGRLEAIPGNVPNPLNLPSGCAFEPRCKFAVPDCSKAVPALEDTGHGHMARCIRWREFEQVQSEVTA; encoded by the coding sequence ATGACCCATCAGGGTGAAGTCCTGCTGGCCGTGAACGGTCTCAAGACGTACTTCAATACCGACGACGGTGTCGTCAAGAGCGTGGACGGCGTGACCTTCCACATCAAGAAAGGCGAGACGCTCGCTGTCGTGGGCGAATCCGGCTCCGGCAAGAGCGTGACCAGCCTGTCCGTCATGCGCCTGATTCCCACGCCGCCCGGCCGCATCGCGGAAGGCGAGATTCTGTTCACCGGCAAGGACGGCGTGCAGAAGGACATCGTGAACCTGAGCGAAGCCGAGATGCGCAAGATTCGCGGCAACGACATCAGCATGATCTTCCAGGAACCCATGACCAGTCTCAACCCGGTCTACACCGTCGGTGACCAGATCGCCGAGGCCGTCATGCTGCACCAGGGCAAGAACAAGAAAGAAGCCATGGGCGTCGCGACCGACATGCTGCGCTTCGTGGGCATCCCCGCCCCCGAGAAACGCGTGAACGAGTACCCGCACCAGATGTCCGGCGGGATGCGTCAGCGCGTCATGATCGCCATGGCCCTGTCCTGCAAGCCGGCCCTGCTGATCGCCGACGAGCCCACCACCGCGCTCGACGTGACCATCCAGGCGCAGATTCTGGACCTGATGCGCAAGTTGCAGCAGGACGTGGGCATGAGCATCCTGTTCATCACGCACAACCTGGGCGTGGTGGCCGAGATGGCCGACCGCGTCGTCGTGATGTACGGCGGCCGCGTGGTCGAGGAAGGCGACGTCGTCGAGATCTTCAAAGCGCCCCGCCACCCATACACCATGGGCCTGCTGAACTCCATTCCCCGCCCCGGCGAGGCGCACGAACCCGGCCAGCCCAAGGGCCGCCTGGAAGCCATTCCCGGCAACGTGCCCAACCCCCTGAACCTGCCCAGCGGCTGCGCCTTCGAGCCGCGCTGCAAGTTTGCCGTGCCCGACTGCTCCAAGGCCGTTCCGGCCCTTGAAGACACTGGCCACGGTCACATGGCCCGCTGCATCCGCTGGCGCGAATTCGAACAGGTGCAGTCCGAGGTGACCGCATGA
- a CDS encoding ABC transporter permease, producing MTTVPTSTPVKAPVRSQSQLSVAWGQFRKNRLAQVGGTMIILLYLMAIFAPFLAPDGLSNYSTSNITRFHPPTPIGLRDPETGAFGRPFVFKYTQQLNMDTFVNEFKPSAEKCPIYFGVRGDSYRILGLIPGNLHLFGTGQPDCKVYLMGGEDLGRDLLSRTLYASQISLTIGVAAVLISTLIGLFMGAMAAYFGGFVDTVIMRLVEVLASIPTLFLLILLRSVFPKEINPILALYVILGILAFINWGGLARVTRGQLLSVREQDFVSAAKSLGASDNRIMIRHMLPTMTTYVIVTTSLAIPATILTESGLSFLGIGAVEPYASWGSLLKQAQDGGLSSLNTRPWVLIPGFFIVFTVMCFQLLGDGLRDAFDPRKRS from the coding sequence GTGACCACCGTTCCCACCTCCACCCCCGTCAAGGCTCCGGTCCGCTCGCAGTCCCAGCTGTCCGTCGCGTGGGGGCAGTTCCGCAAGAACCGCCTCGCGCAGGTCGGCGGGACCATGATCATCCTGCTGTACCTGATGGCGATCTTCGCGCCGTTCCTGGCTCCGGACGGCCTGTCGAACTACTCGACCAGTAACATCACCCGCTTCCACCCGCCCACGCCCATCGGCCTGCGCGACCCGGAAACCGGCGCGTTCGGCCGGCCCTTCGTGTTCAAGTACACCCAGCAACTGAACATGGATACCTTCGTGAACGAGTTCAAGCCCAGCGCCGAGAAGTGCCCCATCTACTTCGGCGTGCGCGGCGACAGCTACCGGATCCTGGGTCTGATTCCCGGTAACCTGCACCTGTTCGGCACCGGGCAACCCGACTGCAAGGTGTACCTGATGGGCGGCGAGGACCTGGGCCGCGACCTGCTCAGCCGCACCCTGTACGCCTCGCAGATCAGCCTGACCATCGGCGTGGCCGCCGTGCTGATCAGCACCCTGATCGGCCTGTTCATGGGCGCCATGGCCGCGTACTTCGGCGGGTTCGTGGACACGGTCATCATGCGCCTCGTCGAGGTGCTGGCCTCCATTCCCACGCTGTTCCTGCTGATCCTGCTGCGCTCGGTGTTCCCCAAGGAAATCAACCCCATCCTGGCGCTGTACGTGATTCTGGGCATCCTGGCGTTCATCAACTGGGGCGGCCTGGCCCGCGTCACGCGTGGTCAGCTGCTCAGCGTGCGTGAACAGGACTTCGTGTCGGCCGCTAAGAGCCTGGGCGCCAGCGACAACCGCATCATGATCCGGCACATGCTGCCCACCATGACCACCTATGTCATCGTGACCACCTCGCTCGCCATTCCCGCCACCATCCTCACCGAGTCCGGCCTGAGCTTCCTGGGGATCGGCGCGGTGGAACCCTACGCCTCGTGGGGCAGCCTGCTCAAGCAGGCGCAGGACGGCGGCCTGAGCAGCCTGAACACCCGCCCCTGGGTGCTGATCCCCGGTTTCTTCATCGTGTTCACCGTCATGTGCTTCCAGCTGCTTGGCGACGGACTGCGCGACGCCTTCGACCCCAGAAAACGTTCCTGA
- a CDS encoding ABC transporter permease, with product MIPFLLRRVVQSIPTLFLASLLIFFVIQLAPGDFLTPAKLNPNISPEQIAALESNFGLDRHPIEQYLLWMKNMIFNLNFGLSFQYQQPVLDVALPRVLNSLWLVLLNLIFFYAIAIPLGVYGAVRQNSLGDKAVNVVLYFLLGFPSFFLALIVIYFILQIRNATGWDIPINGMTSNGFDAMAPLEKVWDVLKHLLIPALVLAISDAAGLTRVIRGLMLEVMRSDYIRTARAKGVSERTAIWKHTFRNAILPIVAGIGGLLPAAISGAGLTEVVFAYPGITPMILDAINTQDLYLIAGFTVLGTILLVIGNALSDILLAVVDPRIKVG from the coding sequence GGTGACTTCCTGACCCCCGCCAAGCTCAACCCGAACATCAGCCCCGAGCAGATCGCCGCGCTGGAAAGCAACTTCGGGCTGGACCGGCACCCCATCGAACAGTACCTACTGTGGATGAAGAACATGATCTTCAACCTGAACTTCGGGCTGTCCTTCCAGTATCAGCAGCCCGTGCTGGACGTTGCCCTTCCCCGCGTCCTGAACTCGCTGTGGCTGGTGCTGCTGAACCTGATCTTTTTCTACGCCATCGCCATTCCGCTGGGTGTGTACGGCGCCGTGCGTCAGAACTCGCTGGGCGACAAGGCCGTGAACGTGGTCCTGTACTTCCTGCTGGGCTTCCCCAGCTTCTTCCTGGCCCTGATCGTCATCTACTTCATCCTGCAGATCCGCAACGCGACCGGCTGGGACATTCCCATCAACGGTATGACCAGTAACGGCTTCGACGCCATGGCCCCGCTGGAAAAGGTCTGGGACGTGCTCAAGCACCTGCTGATTCCCGCGCTGGTCCTGGCGATCAGTGACGCCGCTGGCCTGACCCGCGTCATCCGCGGCCTGATGCTGGAAGTCATGCGCTCGGACTACATCCGCACCGCGCGCGCCAAGGGCGTCAGTGAACGCACGGCCATCTGGAAGCACACCTTCCGCAACGCCATCCTGCCCATCGTGGCCGGCATCGGCGGCCTGTTGCCGGCCGCCATCAGCGGCGCCGGCCTGACCGAGGTCGTGTTCGCGTACCCCGGCATCACGCCCATGATCCTCGACGCCATCAACACCCAGGACCTGTACCTGATCGCCGGCTTCACGGTGCTGGGCACCATCCTGCTGGTCATCGGCAACGCCCTGAGCGACATTCTCCTCGCGGTCGTCGACCCGCGCATCAAGGTCGGGTGA